One Candidatus Ornithobacterium hominis genomic region harbors:
- a CDS encoding NADH:ubiquinone reductase (Na(+)-transporting) subunit B, whose amino-acid sequence MSLKNSLHNLKEKYRGTKISPVFNAFHTFLYTPNIVSADRGSQIHDASDLKRVMNTVIIALIPCLLFGIWNAGYQHFLNDAAYNAPVPGFLDSFSTGMAWDYIWIGLKKILPLLIVSYGVGLGVEFLFAAIKGHEVEEGYLVTGMLVPLIVPIDLPLWMLAVAVAFGVVIGKEVFGGTGMNILNPALTIRAFLFFAYPTWMSGDKVWVQGAVERTNEIAAGANIDAISGETILGSLAQNHSISYSVMDMFLGFIPGSVGETSTLLILLGALYLIFTKVGSWRIILSTFLGGIVMGLIFNFAVTSGWVDAGSKFYGLMSTPWWKHLLLGGFAFGAVYMTTDPVTASQTNKGKWIYGFLAGFIAIMIRIFNPAYPEGVMLAILLMNVFAPTIDYYIIQGNIKKRKKRIKVKTA is encoded by the coding sequence ATGAGTTTAAAAAATAGTTTACATAATTTAAAAGAAAAATACAGAGGGACCAAAATATCTCCTGTATTCAACGCATTTCATACCTTTTTATATACGCCAAATATTGTTTCTGCAGACAGAGGCTCTCAGATTCATGACGCGTCAGATTTAAAGAGGGTGATGAATACAGTCATTATAGCTTTAATTCCATGCTTGCTTTTTGGGATATGGAATGCGGGCTACCAACATTTTTTGAATGACGCGGCTTACAACGCTCCTGTTCCTGGATTTTTAGATTCATTCAGCACAGGAATGGCTTGGGATTACATTTGGATAGGCTTAAAGAAAATACTTCCCTTGCTTATTGTTTCCTACGGAGTTGGTCTAGGAGTTGAATTTTTGTTTGCAGCAATCAAAGGACATGAAGTAGAAGAAGGTTATTTGGTTACTGGCATGTTGGTGCCGTTGATTGTACCAATTGATTTGCCATTATGGATGTTAGCGGTAGCAGTAGCTTTTGGCGTTGTGATAGGGAAAGAGGTTTTTGGAGGTACAGGAATGAATATCCTAAATCCAGCCCTTACCATCCGTGCATTTTTATTCTTCGCTTACCCGACTTGGATGAGTGGAGATAAAGTATGGGTGCAAGGAGCTGTAGAAAGAACCAATGAAATTGCTGCTGGAGCTAATATTGATGCTATTTCGGGAGAAACCATCTTAGGTTCTTTAGCTCAAAATCACAGCATATCTTATAGTGTAATGGATATGTTTTTAGGTTTTATTCCTGGTTCCGTGGGTGAAACCTCTACATTGCTTATTCTTTTAGGGGCGTTGTATCTAATCTTTACTAAAGTAGGAAGTTGGAGGATTATATTGTCAACATTCTTAGGCGGAATAGTGATGGGATTAATTTTTAATTTTGCAGTAACAAGCGGATGGGTTGATGCAGGAAGTAAATTTTATGGATTGATGAGTACTCCTTGGTGGAAGCATTTATTACTTGGTGGATTTGCTTTTGGTGCGGTATATATGACAACAGATCCAGTGACAGCATCTCAAACGAATAAAGGAAAATGGATATATGGATTTTTAGCAGGTTTTATTGCTATTATGATACGAATTTTTAATCCAGCATACCCTGAGGGCGTAATGTTAGCAATTTTATTAATGAATGTATTTGCTCCTACGATTGATTATTATATCATTCAAGGAAATATTAAAAAACGTAAAAAAAGAATAAAGGTTAAAACAGCGTAA
- a CDS encoding Na(+)-translocating NADH-quinone reductase subunit A, producing the protein MSKDIRISKGLDIKLVGAARPEISTAPFSKEFALAPKNFHGITPRLIKREGDSVKAGEAVFHSKINEKIVFPSPVSGVVKEVRRGAKRVILDILIEPSGSQESVLHEVQGIEQKSAEEIKDLLLKAGVWPFIKQRPYDVIANPEDEPRDIFISGYNSGPLAAEVEVLLKDKKEFLQKGIDVLSKLTSGKIHYTVNGKGNSDLADLANVETHKAYGPHPVGNVSTQIAKVNPINKGEKIWVVKPEDVAVIGELAITGKVNFEKIVAVNGGQVQNPHYVRTIYGSKISDVVSGFDFVSDNNRFIQGTPISGEKSSLDEYLGFYTNQVCVLEEGDDYAFFGWTLPQSNKFSVLRANMFSFLTPNKKYNLTTNTNGEERAFVLTGVYENVFPLDIYPMQLMKACLYNDIDELEGLGIYEVAPEDFALTEFVCVSKLPHQQIIRKGLDNMIREVG; encoded by the coding sequence ATGTCCAAAGACATAAGAATTAGCAAAGGTTTAGATATTAAGTTAGTAGGAGCGGCTCGGCCAGAGATTTCTACAGCGCCTTTTTCTAAGGAATTTGCGCTAGCCCCTAAAAATTTTCATGGTATTACGCCACGTTTGATTAAAAGAGAAGGCGATTCAGTAAAAGCGGGAGAAGCAGTTTTCCATTCTAAAATTAATGAGAAAATTGTATTTCCTTCGCCAGTTTCTGGTGTGGTGAAAGAAGTGAGGCGAGGAGCCAAGCGTGTGATTTTAGATATTTTGATAGAACCTAGCGGAAGTCAAGAGTCTGTTTTGCACGAGGTTCAGGGAATTGAGCAAAAATCAGCTGAAGAAATTAAGGATTTACTGCTAAAAGCGGGAGTGTGGCCTTTTATCAAGCAAAGACCTTATGATGTGATAGCAAACCCAGAAGATGAGCCGAGAGATATTTTTATTTCAGGGTATAATTCTGGGCCATTGGCAGCAGAGGTGGAAGTGCTGTTAAAAGATAAAAAAGAGTTCTTACAGAAAGGAATTGACGTTTTGTCTAAATTAACTAGCGGTAAAATCCATTACACTGTAAATGGTAAAGGAAATTCTGACTTAGCTGATTTGGCTAATGTTGAAACTCACAAAGCTTATGGTCCTCATCCAGTAGGAAATGTGAGTACACAAATTGCAAAAGTTAATCCCATCAATAAAGGTGAAAAGATTTGGGTGGTAAAACCTGAAGATGTAGCCGTAATTGGAGAATTGGCAATTACAGGGAAAGTTAATTTTGAAAAAATTGTAGCTGTGAACGGCGGCCAAGTACAAAACCCACATTATGTAAGAACAATTTATGGGTCAAAGATTTCCGATGTAGTTTCAGGATTTGATTTTGTGAGTGATAATAATAGATTTATTCAAGGAACGCCTATCAGCGGAGAGAAATCTTCGTTAGATGAATACCTTGGTTTTTATACCAATCAGGTTTGTGTGCTGGAAGAAGGAGATGACTATGCATTCTTTGGCTGGACTTTACCTCAGTCTAATAAGTTCAGTGTTTTGAGGGCAAACATGTTTTCTTTTTTGACTCCAAATAAGAAGTATAATTTAACGACTAATACCAACGGGGAAGAACGAGCTTTTGTTTTAACGGGAGTTTATGAAAATGTATTTCCTTTAGATATTTACCCGATGCAATTGATGAAAGCTTGTCTTTATAATGATATAGATGAACTAGAAGGTTTGGGGATTTATGAAGTAGCACCAGAAGATTTTGCTCTAACGGAGTTTGTGTGTGTATCCAAACTTCCACACCAGCAAATCATCAGAAAAGGGCTTGATAATATGATAAGAGAGGTTGGTTAA
- a CDS encoding type IX secretion system plug protein domain-containing protein: MYKYLLLLFCGLSFLHAQSVATIRLINTQRNDSNPVMEINQKMILSFDILNQTSTQLSYKITRYDARWKKSNAFDSEFSTGFLSNRIRDYQHSFNTRQNYTHYRLEIPNRDFKITMSGNYKIEVLNNDKVLFSRRFIVYENLASIGLKVDRFPHADGANQKIEALVNSQKMDFTKTQDYQLWIYKNNNLNNHLILHDASFLQNHQMQFAQNHLRFQGGVEYQFFDTKNLNIAGLTTENIIKDSITQTILHPIKFNPDLPYLDRPDINGDFYPRVFKGNQELSPDIQADYTRVHFALDAPNLSLSSKICVFGAFNNFECTEDDYLIYDATSGYWVCDRLLKQGYYNYSFALVEDEILKPEKITGSFWETENEYSAILYYRPWGSRYDLAVGFGEGFSQAK, translated from the coding sequence ATGTATAAATACTTACTTTTATTATTCTGTGGTTTATCTTTCTTGCACGCTCAATCTGTTGCTACGATTCGTCTGATAAACACTCAAAGAAACGATTCAAACCCTGTGATGGAAATCAATCAAAAAATGATTTTATCTTTTGACATTCTAAATCAAACTTCTACCCAGCTCTCCTACAAAATCACACGCTATGATGCCCGTTGGAAGAAAAGCAATGCTTTTGACTCAGAGTTTTCGACTGGTTTTTTATCCAATCGAATTAGAGATTACCAGCATTCCTTTAATACACGACAAAATTACACCCATTACCGATTAGAAATTCCTAACCGTGATTTTAAAATTACAATGAGTGGAAATTATAAAATTGAAGTTTTAAACAACGATAAAGTGCTTTTCTCTCGTCGTTTTATCGTCTACGAAAACCTTGCTTCTATTGGTTTAAAAGTCGATCGGTTCCCGCATGCTGATGGAGCTAATCAAAAAATTGAAGCCTTGGTAAATTCACAGAAAATGGATTTCACCAAAACGCAAGATTACCAGTTATGGATTTATAAAAATAATAACCTGAACAATCATTTAATTCTGCATGATGCTTCTTTTCTACAAAATCATCAAATGCAATTTGCACAAAATCATTTACGCTTCCAAGGAGGGGTAGAATATCAATTTTTTGACACTAAAAATTTAAATATTGCAGGTCTAACTACCGAAAATATTATAAAAGACAGCATTACCCAAACAATTTTACACCCCATTAAATTTAATCCTGATTTACCATACCTAGATCGTCCTGATATTAATGGAGATTTTTACCCACGAGTTTTTAAAGGAAATCAAGAGCTCTCCCCCGACATCCAAGCCGACTACACGCGCGTTCACTTTGCTCTCGATGCGCCAAATTTATCTTTAAGCTCCAAAATTTGTGTTTTTGGAGCGTTTAACAATTTTGAATGCACCGAAGATGATTACTTAATCTACGACGCCACTAGCGGCTATTGGGTCTGCGACCGCCTACTGAAGCAAGGCTACTACAACTATAGTTTTGCCTTGGTGGAAGATGAAATTTTGAAACCAGAAAAAATCACTGGATCTTTTTGGGAAACAGAGAACGAATATAGTGCAATTTTATATTACCGCCCGTGGGGTAGCCGCTATGATTTAGCCGTGGGGTTTGGAGAAGGATTTTCTCAAGCCAAATAA
- a CDS encoding phosphoribosylpyrophosphate synthetase — MNLQDLRKFDTVVEAQAALRESGYAEEFDTKEGKVYALSSQKEYQPEELKIVADARFEGMSNPSDNMVLYVIEAKDGVKGTMLDNMGGSESAQDPELLKKIPMDKNEDSK; from the coding sequence ATGAATTTACAAGATTTAAGAAAGTTTGATACAGTAGTGGAAGCACAGGCAGCTTTGAGAGAAAGTGGCTATGCGGAAGAGTTTGATACAAAGGAAGGCAAAGTCTACGCTCTTTCTAGTCAGAAAGAATATCAGCCCGAGGAGTTAAAAATTGTTGCCGATGCACGTTTTGAAGGAATGTCAAATCCTAGTGATAATATGGTGCTGTATGTGATAGAGGCTAAAGATGGAGTAAAGGGAACAATGTTGGATAATATGGGAGGTTCAGAGTCGGCACAAGACCCTGAATTGCTTAAAAAAATCCCGATGGATAAAAATGAAGATTCTAAATAG
- a CDS encoding FISUMP domain-containing protein, producing the protein MKKLLLSFVVLPGALAMAQVGINTEEPQAMLDISAKDNQKGDLRIQDVEEKEKTDWILIWDENDQKVNRTSLSEIKREILNEIRIDYIRKKYPDRAGDIINKIKKCTPENIIFDKHFGDGKHDFVYCATTVNVTDYYTDTNYNKTWLNLNLGAEYANINSPHFNPTVNKTGETIHTDENLYGSYYQWQRASDGHEFKNSEKTREKASSWTNTGEAAGKFITDSFDWVDGGEKASGSEIQLWQAGGVNNPCPLGYHVPTIEEWTVLINLLERDDNRMFTQTKLPNLATGGSRDFDGSLENDGSGTYWSSSSEDAFYRSDTFYFHSDGNNYGYVYYSGTLRYAGKNVRCIKD; encoded by the coding sequence ATGAAGAAATTATTACTTTCTTTCGTTGTATTGCCAGGAGCTTTAGCTATGGCTCAGGTGGGCATTAACACAGAAGAGCCACAAGCCATGCTAGACATCAGCGCAAAAGACAACCAAAAAGGAGACCTGCGCATACAAGATGTTGAGGAGAAAGAAAAGACCGATTGGATTTTAATATGGGATGAAAATGACCAAAAGGTGAATCGCACAAGCCTCTCAGAGATTAAAAGAGAAATATTGAATGAGATAAGGATAGATTATATTCGTAAGAAGTATCCAGACAGAGCAGGGGATATCATCAATAAAATCAAAAAATGTACGCCAGAAAACATAATTTTTGATAAGCACTTTGGTGACGGCAAGCATGATTTTGTGTATTGCGCTACAACTGTAAATGTAACTGATTATTATACTGATACTAATTATAATAAAACATGGCTCAACCTCAACCTTGGAGCAGAATACGCCAACATAAATAGTCCTCATTTTAACCCTACCGTTAATAAAACAGGAGAAACTATCCACACTGACGAAAATCTCTACGGTTCATATTACCAATGGCAGCGAGCGAGTGATGGGCATGAGTTTAAGAATTCAGAAAAAACCAGAGAAAAAGCCTCAAGTTGGACAAACACAGGCGAAGCAGCAGGGAAGTTTATTACTGACAGTTTTGACTGGGTAGACGGAGGTGAAAAAGCATCAGGTTCAGAAATACAGTTGTGGCAAGCAGGCGGAGTTAATAACCCTTGCCCGTTAGGTTACCATGTTCCGACTATAGAGGAGTGGACGGTATTAATCAATCTTTTAGAACGTGATGATAATAGAATGTTTACACAGACTAAGTTGCCAAACCTTGCAACTGGTGGCTCCCGTGACTTTGATGGTTCACTGGAGAACGATGGTTCTGGGACCTACTGGAGTAGCTCTTCTGAGGATGCATTCTACCGCTCTGATACGTTTTACTTCCACAGCGATGGCAACAACTACGGCTATGTGTACTACTCCGGCACCCTCCGATATGCAGGGAAGAACGTGCGTTGTATTAAAGATTAA
- a CDS encoding sulfatase: MLFNLNWLSQKIKKGKISILIILNGILNSQAQEKPNIVLFLVDDMGWQDTSVPFASGQTVLKQKYHTPNMQRLAERGMKFTNAYATPVCSPTRVSLMTGLNAAHHRVTNWTFKKNQLVDEKDSILTPPHWNVNGMSPVDSIPRTVYATPLPTLLKKQGYFTIHIGKAHFGAIDTPAENPLNIGFDVNVGGHAAGSPSTYLGEKNYGNAKGLYSPPWGVPNLEEFHGMKVFLTEALTQKAIEALNQPIQEKKPFFLYMSHYAVHVPLDKDDRFLQKYLDKGLDAEEAKYAALVEGMDKSLGDIMDFLEKKNLEENTVIIFMSDNGGLALSPPRGGEAFTQNAPLKSGKGSLYEGGIRVPMIVKWPNLIEPKSESSQYIMIEDFFPTILEISGLKNYESVQEIDGISFFPLFKNSALKNDYRKLIWHFPHKWIPTDAPGINYKSAIRQGDWKLIYDMKSEKKELYNLKKDIGEENDLSQKYPETVNHLSQLLGEQLEKWNSQMPFNEIKNKVVPYPHQVLND, from the coding sequence ATGTTATTTAACTTAAATTGGTTAAGTCAAAAAATTAAAAAGGGAAAAATTTCTATATTGATTATTTTGAATGGCATACTTAACTCTCAAGCTCAAGAAAAGCCAAATATTGTTTTGTTTTTAGTTGACGATATGGGGTGGCAAGATACTTCTGTGCCTTTTGCCTCTGGACAAACAGTATTAAAACAAAAATATCATACACCAAATATGCAGCGATTAGCTGAGCGAGGGATGAAATTTACAAATGCTTATGCCACACCCGTTTGTAGCCCGACAAGGGTGAGCCTGATGACGGGTTTAAATGCTGCGCACCATAGGGTTACAAATTGGACTTTTAAAAAAAATCAATTAGTAGATGAGAAAGATAGTATTTTAACCCCTCCTCACTGGAATGTGAACGGCATGTCGCCTGTGGATTCCATTCCTCGGACTGTTTATGCTACGCCCTTACCCACATTATTGAAAAAACAAGGTTATTTCACCATTCATATTGGTAAAGCCCACTTTGGTGCTATTGACACGCCTGCAGAAAATCCCTTGAATATAGGTTTTGATGTGAATGTTGGGGGACATGCAGCGGGGAGCCCATCCACTTATTTAGGTGAAAAAAATTATGGAAATGCTAAAGGTCTATATTCGCCTCCGTGGGGAGTTCCAAATTTAGAAGAGTTCCATGGGATGAAGGTCTTTTTGACGGAGGCTTTAACTCAAAAAGCGATTGAAGCATTAAATCAACCTATTCAAGAAAAAAAGCCATTTTTCCTTTATATGTCACATTATGCGGTGCATGTGCCTTTAGATAAAGATGATAGGTTTTTGCAAAAATATCTAGATAAAGGATTGGATGCAGAAGAAGCTAAGTATGCGGCTTTGGTTGAAGGGATGGATAAAAGTTTAGGAGACATCATGGATTTTCTAGAAAAGAAGAATTTGGAGGAAAATACCGTGATTATTTTTATGAGCGATAATGGAGGTTTAGCACTTTCTCCTCCACGTGGAGGTGAGGCTTTCACTCAAAATGCGCCATTGAAATCGGGTAAAGGCTCTCTGTATGAAGGCGGAATACGTGTGCCAATGATTGTAAAATGGCCGAACCTTATTGAACCAAAATCAGAATCTAGTCAATACATCATGATTGAAGATTTTTTTCCTACTATTTTAGAAATTTCTGGTTTGAAAAATTATGAATCAGTGCAGGAGATTGATGGAATTAGTTTTTTTCCTCTTTTCAAAAATTCAGCTTTAAAAAACGATTATAGAAAACTAATTTGGCATTTCCCCCATAAATGGATTCCCACAGATGCGCCAGGAATAAACTATAAATCGGCTATAAGGCAGGGCGACTGGAAGTTAATTTATGACATGAAATCTGAGAAAAAAGAATTGTATAATCTTAAAAAAGATATTGGTGAGGAAAATGACTTATCACAAAAATACCCAGAAACTGTTAATCACCTGTCTCAGTTGCTAGGCGAGCAGTTAGAAAAATGGAATTCCCAGATGCCATTTAATGAAATCAAAAACAAAGTAGTGCCTTACCCACATCAAGTTTTAAATGATTGA
- a CDS encoding phosphatidate cytidylyltransferase produces the protein MDKLLSRSIVGIIYVFVIIFATTISPYGFVAIFTLFFLFCFWELVKLLQFEEKYMVILTGALCAYLLYHFSSKFFSGIYPSAYTITSYLPFILCVAAYVIIFRRPMELAFDSSKLIFTVVYLCLPFALFIQTGKISEFVGNFSLTPLLAFFILLWLSDTMAYVFGNLWGKTKLSKISQNKTWEGLAGGVFSVILAGVAFEYFFSAMRGNWIVMSTIVAILSPVGDLAESKLKRVFGVKDSGTLLAGHGGFLDRLDSFFLSAIGFYFYFLIENL, from the coding sequence ATGGATAAACTATTGTCACGAAGCATTGTAGGAATAATCTATGTCTTTGTAATCATCTTTGCTACGACGATTTCACCCTACGGGTTTGTTGCTATTTTCACGTTGTTTTTCTTATTTTGTTTTTGGGAATTAGTAAAGCTGCTTCAGTTTGAAGAGAAATACATGGTCATCTTAACGGGGGCTCTATGTGCGTATTTACTTTATCATTTTTCTTCTAAATTTTTCTCAGGCATTTATCCGTCGGCTTACACCATCACATCTTATTTACCATTTATATTATGTGTAGCGGCCTACGTTATCATTTTTAGAAGACCTATGGAATTGGCTTTTGATAGTTCTAAATTGATTTTTACCGTCGTTTACCTTTGTTTGCCATTTGCTTTATTCATCCAAACAGGGAAAATTTCAGAATTTGTTGGGAATTTTTCACTAACACCCTTATTAGCTTTTTTTATTTTACTTTGGCTAAGCGATACCATGGCTTATGTTTTCGGGAATTTATGGGGTAAAACTAAACTTTCTAAAATTAGTCAAAACAAAACTTGGGAAGGCTTGGCTGGGGGGGTATTTTCAGTCATATTAGCAGGTGTTGCTTTTGAATATTTTTTCTCAGCGATGAGGGGAAATTGGATAGTAATGTCCACAATTGTAGCTATTTTGTCTCCAGTAGGCGATTTAGCAGAGTCGAAGCTCAAAAGAGTTTTTGGAGTAAAGGATAGCGGGACCTTACTTGCGGGACATGGAGGTTTTCTAGATCGTTTAGATAGTTTTTTTTTATCCGCTATAGGTTTTTATTTTTACTTTTTAATTGAAAATTTATGA
- a CDS encoding phosphatidylserine decarboxylase family protein, producing the protein MKIHREGRSILGLFAILFIFISLVFYFYIPFYYNLTLIFLLWIFYGLIVYFFRDPLRETFSEPLEIIAPVDGKIVVLEKIFEDEFLKKEVYQLSIFMSPLNVHVSRYPVSGTVEYVKYHKGKYLVAFHPKSSKLNERTTTVVKAENNQQVLFRQIAGAIARRIVIYAKKGDEAKAGHEYGFIKFGSRLDIFLPLDTEFFCKVGDVTKGGVDVLAKLKD; encoded by the coding sequence ATGAAAATTCATCGAGAAGGGAGAAGTATTTTAGGCTTATTTGCTATTTTATTCATATTCATAAGCTTGGTTTTTTACTTTTATATCCCTTTTTATTATAATCTAACACTCATTTTTTTATTATGGATTTTCTACGGATTGATTGTCTATTTCTTCAGAGATCCGCTTAGAGAAACTTTTAGTGAACCACTGGAAATTATAGCCCCAGTAGACGGTAAAATTGTAGTTTTAGAAAAAATCTTTGAAGACGAATTTCTGAAAAAAGAAGTTTATCAGCTTTCTATCTTTATGAGCCCGTTAAACGTGCATGTATCTCGATACCCAGTTTCGGGGACAGTAGAATATGTCAAATACCACAAAGGGAAATATTTAGTCGCTTTTCATCCCAAATCATCTAAATTAAATGAAAGAACAACCACGGTTGTAAAAGCCGAGAATAATCAACAAGTGCTTTTTCGCCAAATTGCTGGTGCCATAGCACGTAGAATTGTGATTTATGCCAAGAAAGGAGACGAAGCTAAGGCTGGGCATGAATATGGTTTCATCAAGTTTGGGTCTCGTTTAGACATTTTTTTACCTTTAGACACTGAGTTTTTCTGTAAAGTAGGCGATGTGACTAAGGGCGGCGTAGATGTATTAGCAAAATTAAAAGATTGA
- a CDS encoding ribonuclease Z: MDFNVTILGYNSAVPTAHSHPTAQLVDVKGTILLIDCGEGTQIQIRKSKTKFSKLNQIFISHLHGDHVFGLVGLISTLQLLGRNKSLEIFGPVGIKDFINHQLSLTNAYQNFELIFHELNSDVSELIFENKKLKVYTIPLRHRFYCNGFLIQEKEGLRHLNMQAILQIPEIETCDYYKIKQGFDFVRANGEVIPCAKLTFPPEPARSYAFCSDTMYHPAIVPIIENVDLLYHEATFSKALKNLAKKTGHSTAEQAAQIAKQAQVGKLIIGHFSNRYKNPQVLLDEAKEIFAETYLPKTLESISIPQKKL; encoded by the coding sequence TTGGATTTTAATGTCACAATCTTAGGTTACAACTCTGCCGTCCCCACAGCCCATTCGCATCCCACGGCACAGCTAGTGGATGTAAAAGGAACTATATTATTGATAGATTGTGGCGAAGGAACGCAAATACAAATCAGAAAATCTAAGACAAAGTTTTCTAAACTCAACCAAATTTTTATAAGTCATTTACATGGCGACCATGTTTTTGGCTTGGTAGGGCTCATCAGCACATTACAACTGCTAGGGCGGAATAAATCTTTAGAAATCTTTGGACCTGTGGGGATTAAAGATTTCATCAATCATCAACTTAGTCTTACCAATGCATATCAGAACTTTGAATTAATTTTTCATGAATTAAATTCAGATGTGAGTGAATTAATTTTTGAGAACAAAAAGCTAAAAGTTTATACGATTCCACTCCGCCATCGGTTTTACTGCAACGGATTTTTAATTCAGGAGAAAGAAGGTTTACGGCATTTAAATATGCAAGCCATTCTCCAAATTCCTGAAATTGAAACCTGCGATTATTATAAAATTAAACAAGGTTTTGATTTTGTGAGAGCGAATGGCGAAGTCATACCATGTGCGAAATTGACCTTCCCGCCTGAGCCGGCACGTTCTTATGCTTTTTGTTCAGATACGATGTACCACCCAGCAATAGTTCCGATTATAGAAAATGTTGATTTGCTCTACCATGAGGCAACATTTTCTAAAGCCTTAAAAAATTTAGCAAAAAAAACTGGACATTCCACCGCAGAACAAGCTGCACAAATTGCAAAACAAGCGCAGGTAGGTAAATTAATTATCGGGCATTTTAGCAATCGGTATAAAAACCCTCAAGTGCTACTAGATGAGGCTAAAGAAATCTTTGCTGAAACGTATCTTCCCAAGACGCTGGAAAGCATTTCTATTCCGCAAAAGAAGCTATGA
- a CDS encoding acyl-CoA thioesterase: MKNIQDLLQHIQLDKIDKNLYTGTSISIGSPIVFGGQVLAQSLYAMSQEVDASRICHSLHSYFILPGQLDRKIIFEVENVRDGGSFSTRRVLAKQGGEIIFILSASFHSKEDGVSHQMEMPETETYENLLSWADIYEQLKGFLPPKIEKFLSIDRPITFKPTQIDNPADPQNLEPKQSVWFRINGEMQNNPLLNRCVLAYASDYNLLPTVTRAHGKDLAEEEIIMASLDHSMWFHRDFDINQWFLYVIDSPSAANARGFVQAKIFGENGDLIASVAQEGLLRIKK; the protein is encoded by the coding sequence ATGAAAAACATACAAGACCTTTTGCAGCACATTCAGCTGGATAAAATTGATAAAAACCTCTACACAGGTACGAGTATTTCTATTGGTAGTCCCATTGTTTTTGGTGGGCAAGTTTTGGCTCAGAGTTTATATGCTATGTCTCAGGAAGTGGACGCTAGCCGAATTTGTCACTCGCTGCATTCTTACTTTATTCTACCAGGGCAACTAGACAGGAAAATAATTTTTGAAGTAGAAAATGTGCGCGACGGAGGTAGCTTTAGTACACGCCGTGTTTTAGCTAAACAGGGCGGAGAAATTATTTTTATTCTAAGTGCTTCTTTTCATTCAAAAGAAGATGGAGTTTCGCATCAAATGGAAATGCCCGAGACAGAAACTTACGAAAACCTTTTGAGCTGGGCAGATATTTATGAACAATTGAAGGGATTTTTGCCCCCCAAGATAGAGAAATTTTTGTCCATAGATCGCCCCATAACTTTCAAACCTACACAAATTGACAATCCAGCAGATCCACAAAATCTTGAACCGAAACAGTCAGTTTGGTTTAGAATCAATGGAGAAATGCAAAATAACCCTTTGCTCAACCGCTGCGTGTTAGCGTATGCTTCTGATTATAATCTGCTACCTACTGTGACACGTGCGCATGGTAAAGATTTAGCCGAAGAAGAAATCATTATGGCAAGTCTCGACCATTCCATGTGGTTTCATCGAGATTTTGACATCAATCAGTGGTTTCTCTACGTGATTGATAGTCCCTCCGCTGCCAATGCTAGAGGTTTTGTTCAGGCTAAAATTTTTGGGGAAAATGGAGATTTAATAGCATCTGTAGCACAAGAAGGTTTATTAAGAATAAAAAAATAA